One genomic region from Ancylothrix sp. D3o encodes:
- a CDS encoding macro domain-containing protein has protein sequence MIQFKQGNLLEEKTEALVNTVNCVGVMGKGIALQFKRAFPENFRQYEKACHAKEVEPGRMFTVSTGSVL, from the coding sequence ATGATTCAGTTTAAGCAAGGCAACCTATTGGAAGAGAAAACCGAAGCCCTAGTCAACACCGTTAACTGCGTTGGTGTCATGGGTAAAGGTATCGCCTTGCAATTTAAACGAGCTTTTCCCGAAAACTTTCGCCAATATGAGAAAGCCTGCCATGCAAAAGAAGTAGAGCCAGGTCGGATGTTTACAGTATCGACCGGCTCAGTGCTTTA